The window GGCGGCCGCGGGGCACGGGAGGATGCCGGTATGACACCCTCCCTCCCCACCCGGAGCCAGGCGGTCGCCGACGCCCTCGCGGCGGCCGGCCTGCCCGGCGAGATCCGCGTCCTGCCCGACTCCGCGCGCACCGCCGCCGAGGCGGCCGCCGCCCTCGGCTGCGAGGCCGGGGCCATCGCCAACAGCCTGGTGTTCAGCTGCGACGGCGCTCCGCTGCTGGTCATGACCAGCGGGGCGCACCGCGTCGACACGGCCTACCTGGCCGGGCGGCTGGGCACCGGCCCGATCGTCCGGGCGAGCGCCGCCGAGGTCCGCGAGGCCACCGGCCAGGCCATCGGCGGCGTCGCCCCGGTGGGCCACCCGGCGCCGCTGCGCACCGTGGTGGACGAGGCGCTGGCCGGGTACGAGCTGCTCTGGGCGGCCGCCGGACACCCGCACACCGTGGTGCCCATGACCTACGACGAACTGCTCCGGCTCACCGGCGGCACGCCGTCGGCGGTGGTCGCGCCCTAGCCTCCGGTCCCCTGGCGCCGCGCGCGCGTGGCGTCAGGGGGCGGGCGACGGGGTCGATTTCACCTTTGGATCATCCCTTGGTAGTTTCTTCCTCGTCGGCGGGACGAGATCGCGGAAGTGATCGGAAGCCCGGCGGTCAGGCGTCGGTGGTGCAGTGGTAGCACGCCCGCTTTCAGCGGGAAGGGTTCGTTCGATTCGGGCCCGGCGCTCGGACGTGCAGGGCGGGAGTCGTCATCGACTCCCGCCCTCGCTGCTTTCCCGGGGGCCTTCGCTCCGGGGCTCTTCCGTCATCGGCTCCCCGCGTCCGGGCGCTTCGGTCCCGCGCTCTTCGGTCCCGGGGCCGAGG of the Kitasatospora sp. NBC_01246 genome contains:
- a CDS encoding YbaK/EbsC family protein: MTPSLPTRSQAVADALAAAGLPGEIRVLPDSARTAAEAAAALGCEAGAIANSLVFSCDGAPLLVMTSGAHRVDTAYLAGRLGTGPIVRASAAEVREATGQAIGGVAPVGHPAPLRTVVDEALAGYELLWAAAGHPHTVVPMTYDELLRLTGGTPSAVVAP